The genomic stretch TACTTATGGAATTTATGTAAAGAGACATAAGAATATTACAATAAAGAATCTAATGGTTAAAGAGTTTGGAGTAGGGATTTACCTTACTAATTCATCTAACATCACGATAACAAATAACAAATTAAGCAATTATTGGAGAGATATTCTCCTTGAAAATAACAATAATTACGCAACAATAGTTATTGAAAACAATACAGGTTCAGGAAATAGACCAATATATTACATTGCAAATAAAAAGAACGCAGTTATTGATTTAAGAGGTAAAGAAATACCTTCACAGATTATATTTGCAAATATTACAAACTGCACTATAAAGAATGTAATCTGTAAAGATGGTAGCGGTATAGAACTTTATGCAGTGAGTTATTCAATATTGGATAATATCACTTCAGTAAATAACTTCCATGGATTAAGAATGGCAGATGATGATGACCACGACAACATTATTAAAAATAGTATATTTGCCAACAATTCACACAATGGTATTGAATCATGGACTGGAGATAATACTACTATAGTAAATTGTTATTTCGCAAATAATAATGAAAGTGGTTTATTACTCGGTGGAAAAGGATGTATTATTTATCTAAACAACTTCATAAATAATAAAAAAAGTCTTGATATGTATAACAACTGGCATAGATTATATTCACCGACACCAATAACTTACATATACAACGGACATAATTACACAAACTACTTAGGAAACTACTATTCAGATTACAATGGAACTGATGCTAATGGAGATGGAATTGGAGATGAGCTGTATATAATTAATATTACAAATATGATGACACTAAAAATAAATGATTCATACCCTCTAATAGCACCCTATGAGAGCTATAAAATAATAAGCATAGCTAATGGAACCATTAGTAATGAAACAGAAAATAAAATACATTATATTAACAAATTGCCATACACAATAAAAGAAAGTGGATATTACATATTAAATACCAATTGCACAAATTTAAACAAAAGAGCAATAACTATAGATGCTGATAATGTAGTATTAGATGGAAATGGAATGGTTTTAGATGGTGTTGGGAATTATTATGAGGGAATTTATGTATATGGGCATAAGAATATTACAATAAAGAATTTAATTGTTAAAGAGTTTTGGTGTGGAATCTTCTTTGGTTATTCATCTAACAACACAATAACCAATGTAACTGCTTATAATAATAATATGTATGGAATCCTCCTTTGGAATTTATCCAACAACAACATAATAACTGATGTAAATGCTTATGGCAATAAGGATAGTGGAATCCTCCTTGATTCTTCATCTAATAACATAATAACTAATGTAAATGTTTCTAATAATGATTGTGGAATCGACCTTTATTATTCATCCAATAACACAATAACTAATATAAATACTCATAATAATAAATATGGAATTTACCTTGATAATTCATCCAACAACAACATAATATACCTCAACAACATAATAAACAACACGAATAATAACATTTACATTGATGACAACTCACAGGACAACTCATTCCATTCACCGACACCAATAATTTATGAATATAATGGACAAACATACACTAACTACTTAGGAAACTATTACTCAGATTACACAGGAACTGACAATAATGGAGATGGAATTGGAGACAGTATTTACAATAATATAGATAACTATCCATTAATAGCTCCTTATGAAAACTATAAAATAGAAAATAACGGAATAGTAGATAATGAAACAGAAAATAAAATATACTATATTAACTCTTTGCCATACACAATAAATGAAAGTGGATATTACATATTGAATACTTCTTGCACAGATTTAAACGAAACAGCAATAACTATACAGGCGGATAATGTAGTATTAGATGGAAATGGAAAGATTTTGGATGGAGATAAAAGCAATAATACTTATGGAATTTATGTGGGTGGAGATTATAAATCACATAACAACATTACCATAAAGAATTTTATTGTAAAAGAATTTTATGTGGGCATCTGCCTTGCTATTTCATCTAACATCACAATAACAAATATAAATGCTTTTAATAATAAAGATGGAATTTACCTTGCTTCATCCAACAATATAATAACTAATGTAAATGTTTATAACAATACGGGAGATGGACTACAGCTTATTGCTTCATCTAACAATATATTAAGTAATGTAAATGCCTATAATAACACAGGGGATGGCATTTTTGTTCTTTCTTCATCTAACAACACTATAACTAATGTAAATACTTCTGGCAACTCTTTAAATGGGATCTACCTTGTTACATCATTTAACAATACAATAACTAATGTATATTCTTCCAATAATAATTGGTCTGGAATCTATCTTGATTCATCCAACAATACAATATTCCTAAACAACCTTATAAATAACTCTTATAGAGATATTTACATTACAAAGGATTCAAAAAATAACATCCTCCACTCGCCAACACCAATAACTTACGAATATAATGGGCAAATCCACACCAACTACTTAGGAAACTTCTATTCAGATTACACAGGTACTGATATTAACGAAGATGGAATTGGGGATAATCCTTATAAAAATATAGATGACTATCCATTAATAGCACCTTATGAAAACTATAAAATAATAAGCAATGGAACAGCAGGTAATGAAACAGAAAATAAAATACATTATATTAACAAATTGCCATACACAATAAATGAAAGTGGTTATTATATATTGAATACTTCTTGCACAGATTTATGGACAAATGCAATAACCATAGATGCAGATAATGTGGTATTAGATGGAAATGGAAATGTTTTAGATGGAGACAAAATAAGTTGGGGATCTCATGGAATTTATGTAAATAGGCATAAAAATATCTTAATAAAAAATTTAACAGTTAAAGAATTTTATATAGGTGTTTATCTTAAATCCTCGTCTCATTGTGTAATATACAATGTAAGTACTTATAATAATAGTAATGATGGCTTTTGGATTGGTTCATCATCAAATAATAAAATAATGTGTATAAATGCTTATGATGGAATTTACCTTTGGGATTCGTTTAACAATACACTAACTAATATAACTTGCTATAACAATGGAATAACTCTTGATATGTCATGTAATAACACATTAACAAATAATAAATTTAAAAATTGTGGATTGTATATAGATTTTGATTCATTCAATAATAAAGTAGAAAACAACATGGTTTATGGGAAACCATTAGTTTATTTAGAAAATGAAAAGAATAAAATAATTGACAGCTCATATAATCCAGGACAAATTATTGCAGTAAATTGTGAAAATATAACTGTAAAAGATGTTAAAATAACCCATACCTCTGTTGGAATTGAATTCTATAGAGTATCTAATAGCAAAATAACCAATGTAACTATTTCTAATAATAAGGAAGGAATCCTCCTTGATTTTTCATCCAACAATATTATATATTTAAACAATTTCATAAATAATACAAATAATATCAACCTGATAGATATATGCTACGACAATATATTCCACTCACCAATAAAAGTGGATTATATTTTTAACGGGAAATTATATGCCAACTACTTAGGAAACTATTATTCCAATTATAAAGGAACTGATAATAATGGAGATGGTATTGGAGATATATCGTATAGAATAGATAATTATCCATTAATAAAACCGTATGAAGACTATAAACTACTTCCACATGAAGTAGATATTGAAGCATTACATGAAGATGAAGATTTTGAAGGAGATGTACCATCTGGATGGAGGAGAACTGCTTTCTTTAATAATACTGAAATGGGTATAATACCTATTGGAAATTCTAAATTAAATATTTGTTTCATGCTTCCTAAACCTTATAAGCAAAGAACTGTAACTGTTTATGGGTCAATCTTAAACACAGAAGGTAAATACGACTTTAAGTATTCCGCAGAAGTTTCGTCAGTATATGATGGTTCAATTGGCATGTATGATATAACAATTTATGCACTTGATAGTATTAAAATCCCCGAAAATCCGAATTTATATGGATTAGGAGTAATTAATTTATCAATTCCTGATCTTGGATTAAAAGTAGTAGCACCAGTTTATATCACTCCATTTGAGTTAATTCCTATTGATAAAAATGGAAATTATGTAAATGAAACAAGTAAATATCTTAATAATTCAGAACCTTTATTTTTAAGAATAAAATATCTTGGTTCTAAGAAGGGAAATCCTACAATAATAGCCATGCCTCTCTATGAGCAATACCTTGTTTATACATATTCTATCAAGTCTGACAAAAATGATCCTATGCTTGCTAAAGAAATAACATGGAGATTAGCAATATTGGAACTACATGGGTTAACTGAACTTAGCAAGAAATATCCTAATGCAAAAATAAAGATAGTTGAAAATGAATATCGCCACAGAAACACTTATTTACACTTTATAAATAATTATGAAGGTTATTACCTCTTTTGGAGAGATTACATACAATATTTAGTTAATAATTTTATTAAAGCTGATGGAATAATTGTTGGGGCAGTACCACATCCGGAATGTGGATTTAATAAAGAAGTCATAACAACTAAAACATATCCCGTTGCATATATGTCTTATTCAATGGCAGCGAATGGTTTAGATGTTTATCATGGATCTAATAAATATATGACCATAACACCAGATGATAGTTATATACAATCAAAACTCAATAGACTTAATACTATAAAGAGGTTACAGAATAATTATTTAGGTTCAACATCTAAGGATAGTATAGAAAAGAACATAACTATGTATAAAATTATAAACTCATCAAAAAATTATATGATAAATAATCTTTATGGTAAAACAAAGTATAATCTATATTACGATCCCCAAAATTTATACACTTTACAAGTTAGGATCTATAAACCAGGAGAGCCTATACTAAAAATATCACCAACTGCGTTTGAAATAGATGATGTGCATTATTATACATCATGGAATAATGGTAAATGTTACTTAGTAAGTAAATATGAGGGTAAACATTTAGTGTTCAACAATTCAAATGCTATATTTTTCCTTGTACCTATGGGTTCAAAAATGAAGGCAAGTTGGTGGATTTCCTCTCGTGATATCAAAAAATCACCTGGTGATGCAATAAATATACTTTGTTCAGTTACAAAGGATGTTACAGAACAGGATAATGTCGTAAATGCAATATATTACGAAAAAATGGAAAATGATGGAGGTGCATATACTACTACTTTTTTGGCATCTACCTACAATCTCTTAAAATCAGCAGCATTAGACCTAACACTTGAAGGTGCATTTGAATCAGGAGGTACATCATTATTATTAACTGCCGTAGTTATAGCTTTGCCAGATATTGATTTCGAACATGAAGCATATTACACATCATCAGAATGGGTAGGTGATATTAATCAACTCATGATTATGAGCGACCTGCAGGAACTTGAACATCAAAAATATATCACAAACGAAATTAAAGAGAACAATGAAAATAATCCATTAATATCATATTTAGAGTTAGGTAGTGAAGTTGAGAGATATACGGGTAAACCAAAAGATATTGCAGAGCTTGGCATGGCATGTATTATATGGCAAGATATGAGACACCAACCATTTTATTGGATTACCCATAATACACCATTTAAATCTAAAATTATAAGAAGTCGTTTAATGTCAGCCCATAAGTATCTTGGACATCTTAAACCCATTGAGGTAGTATTAAACATTTATTCAATCTATGAAACATACATCAATACTGTAGAAGTAAGTGATTTTAACAGAGCTCAATTAACCTACTTTGGGTATCCAGATTCAAATTATGATGATCCAGTTAATATAACGCCTATAAATGTTACACCATTACCAAAACAAGTGAATATTACTATATCCCTTGAACCTAATGTAACAAAAATAGACAACTACATAATACTATTCATAAAAGACCTTAAAATAAATGTTACTCCAAATATTTCCTATGAAAATGCTTCCTATATAGATGTCTATTCATCACCTTATGCATTGCCACAGATATACTTTAAGATCTATGCTCCAGTGAATCAGTCATTGACATATCTCACCATAAACATCTCAAACAATGAAACAATAAAAAACATAACATTACCAATTGTTGGAGGATATACAGTCCTTAACTCTAATCTATATCCTGTAGCTCCTATACAAGTAAGACAATTCCCAACCTTAGAAAACTACAGTATAATTGAAATTTATATAACACCAGCAATATATAACACCACTTCAAAAGATATAATATTCCTTAAGAATATTAAATTATCATTAAAAACAGGAAGTTACAAGCCTCATAAACTTCATGTTATCTCATATCCTAACTTCGTTGGGCTAAGTAACTACCCAGCAAACATAACATTAAAGTTCTTCAACGATGTTAGATTCACACATGGTAATATAACAAATATAACAGTATCTATACACACAAGTGATGATATAATCTGTAATATACACAACATTAGTATCAATAAACTTGGAGAAGAATATCCAAATAACACATATTATACTACTTTAACTATTTCACCGAAAAATCCAATATCTGAAGAGAAATTAACATCTATTAATCTTACCATTAAATATAAGGTTGAAAATACTAAAAAAACATTGAATTACACTATTCCTGTAAAACTTATACCACCAAATATTATTGATTTATCTATTGAAAATATAAGTGTCCCAGATAAATTGGTTGTTGGAGAACCATATCTAATTTCAGCAAAAATCAAAAATAATGGTAAGTATGATATGGTAAATGTCCCTATAAGATTATTCTTTGACCTACAAAAAGTTGATGAAGTTGTAATAGACAAACTTAAATCTGGTGAAGAAAAAACTGTCTATTTCTTATTAACGCCTACTCATGCAAGCGAACACAACATTACTGTTGCTGTCCAAGCGTTCTCTGAAGAAGTAAATAGATCCAACAATTATATTACAGCTACAGTAGAAGTAATGGCTAAACCAATAGCATCGTTCAACTACACTCCAAGAAATCCAACGACATCAGATACAATCCAATTCATAGATCTATCTTATGATCCAGATGGAAATATAACCTCATGGCTCTGGGACTTTGGAGACAACACAACTTCAAATGAGCAAAACCCAACACACAGATACACTAAAGCAGGAACATACACAGTAACATTAACAGTTACAGATAACGATGGCTTTACTAACTCAACATCAATAAAAATCGTAGTTAGACCTTCAAGAACTACATCAGCATATCACGGTGGAGGTGGTGGAGGAAGCTATATAACGGGAGGAGGATATCATAAGGCACTATATTCAGATGTTGCAGAAGATATAAAGTCAGAGAAAATAAAAGAAATAGTACATAAGGCGAAATTAATAGTTGGTTCGAAAATAGACGAAGAATTATCAGCAAAAGATCTCAAAGATGTAAATGAAATTGAACTAATAAAACAACCATTAGAGATAAAAGAAGACTGTATCTTAGTAGGCGGACCTGTAGCAAACCCATTAGTTAAAAAATACCTCTGGGCATTCCCAGTTAAAGTAACTAATGACTACCCAGGTAAGCATAGAGGAGTTATAGAGAAACAAATAATAAATGGACATACAGTAATATTATTAGCAGGTTCAGATAGATGGGGTACTAAAGCCGCTGTAGAATACTTCAAGCAGTTAGATGATATCCCAGATGAACCAATATTTGTAGAATGGATGAACGGAAAAGCTATAAAAATTGAAAAACCTTAATCATTCTCATTTTTTTAATTAATTTTTTATGAAATTTTTAAGAGCATAAAAAGGCAATACTTTGGATTAAAATACGAAATAAAAAAGAGAGTATATTCTCTAAAATTCTTCATTGTCAAAATGCATAAGTTATTGGATAGAATTTGATTAGTTAAATGTCGTTATGTATAAAATTCAATTGTACAGGTCTGATGCTTATTTGTAGATGCTGATTATACATTATAAATTCATAGTGTTCGATACAACAAACTTAATCTAATGGAAATTTATTAACGCCCTAAATGTTCTTTTCATCTATTACATAGAAACAGTAAGCATTTACACAAATTTTATAGGATGTGAATTATTAATAGTTAACAAAGGTCTATCTTTGGCTATAAATTTAGATGTTTTTATTGTAGAAAATACATTCTCCATATTTTATTATATCCAAAATATGATTCAGAAATTGAAGAAGAATTCCAAATAGATGATGAAATCCTACAAATAAAACAAATTAATTTAAAACATAATAAAAAACAAAATTTGAATATATAGACATTATTAAAGAGGAATTATCAAATATTTTAAAAATAGTAAAAAATAATCTATCTCTATATTAAGATAACTTTCTAAAAACTCCAATAAAAAACAATAAAAAAATTAAATAGATTTAAGAATTATTGATTTTGTTTTTTTCTATACTTTGGATGGTATTTTTCAATTAATTCTCTATCTACTCTCTTCAACTCTTCTTCTGGTAATATTGCTAACAACTCCCACAATAAGTCAAGAGTTTCCTCAATACTTCTATCTTCATCTATTCCCTGTTTAACAAATCTCTTTTCAAATTCGTCAGCGAATTTTAAGTATGCTCTATCTCTGTCTGTTAATGCCTCTTCCCCAACAACTGCAACTAAGTCTCTTAAACTTCTACCCTCTGCATATGCCGCATATGCTTGGTTAACTACTTTTTTGTGGTCTTCTCTTGTTTTACCTGGTCCTTGTCCATTTCCAGCTAATCTTGACAATGATGGAAGGACATCTACTGGCGGATAGATACCTTTTCTATGTAATTCTCTTGACAATACAATTTGTCCCTCTGTAATATATCCTGTTAAGTCAGGAATTGGGTGTGTTATATCATCATGAGGCATTGTTAAGATTGGAATTTGAGTTATTGTTCCATTTCTACCTTTAACTCTTCCTGCTCTTTCATAGATTGTAGCTAAGTCAGTATACATGTAACCTGGATATCCTCTTCTTCCTGGAACCTCGTTTCTTGCGGCGGAGATTTCTCTCAAAGCCTCACAGTAGTTTGTCATATCAGTTAAGATAACGAGAACGTGCATATCTTTTTCATAAGCTAAATATTCAGCGACAGTTAAAGCAAGTCTTGGAGTTAATATTCTTTCAATTGATGGGTCGTTAGCTAAGTTTATAAAGACTACAGCCCTCTCTAATGCACCAGTTTTTCTAAATTCTTCCATGAAATAGTTAGCCTCTTCTGAGGTAATACCCATAGCTGCAAAGACAACTGCGAACTTTTCTCCTTCTCCTCTAACCTTTGCCTGTCTTGCAATCTGAGCTGCCAACTGATTATGTGGTAATCCAGAACCTGAGAATATCGGTAATTTCTGCCCTCTAACGAGAGTGTTCATTCCATCGATTGTTGAAATTCCTGTCTGGATGAAATCACTTGGAACTTTTCTTGAAACTGGATTTAGTGGATACCCATTAATATCTAATTCTTTTTCTGGAACTATTTCAGGTCCTCCATCAATAGGTTTTCCTCTTCCGTTAAATATTCTTCCTAACATTTCCATTGATACTCCAATCTTAGCAGTTTTTCCTGTAAATCTTACTTTTGTTTGATTTGTACTCAACCCAGTAGTTCCTTCAAAAACCTGAACTACTGCTAAACCTTCTCTTGCCTCTAAAACTTGTCCCATTCTCTTTTCTCCATCAGGACATATAACTTCAACTATCTCCCCATATGCTGCTCCTTCTACTCCCTCTACAATTAACAAAGGTCCTGCAATACTTTTAACTGATGAATACTCTATAGCAGATGTTGCCAAAGTCATCACCTCAATAAAAAGTTTTTATAAAAAGATTAAATAGGTTTAAATTATTGTAAGGATCCCAATTCATTTTTAATTTTCTCTAAGATTTCTTTTGATTTAACATTTATAAATTCTTCGTGTGGAATATATTTCATTCTTGCAATATCTTGTTTAACTGAAACTTTTAATATTTTAGATGGATCTACTCCTCTTTCAACAGCCTTTAATGCTTCATGATAGAATGTCATAATTATCTTTAACATTAAGTATTGCTTCATTGGAGGACAGTAAGTATCTACTTCATCAAATGCATCTTGCTGTAAGAAATCTTCTCTTAACATTCTTGCTACTTCTAAGATAACCCTTTCTCTATCTGGCAATGCATCTGGTCCAACTAACTGAACGATCTCTTGAAGTTCAGCCTCTTTCTGTAATAAACTCATAGCTTCATCTCTTAGCTGTCTCCAATCTGGTCCTGTATTTTTATGCCACCAATCTGTAACATCGTCAATATATAATGAATAACTCTGCAACCAGTTTATTGCTGGGAAGTGTCTTCTTCTTGCTAAGTTAGCATCCAATGCCCAAAATACCTTAACAATTCTTAGAGTGTTTGATGTAACAGGTTCTGAGAAATCTCCTCCTGGTGGTGAGACAGCCCCAACAATTGAAACGAATCCTTTTCTATTATCTTGTCCTAAACATACGACGCTTCCTGCTCTTTCATAAAACTGTGCCAATCTTGACGCTAAGTATGCTGGATATCCTTCTTCCCCTGGCATCTCTTCTAATCTCCCAGAGATTTCCCTCATAGCCTCTGCCCATCTTGATGTAGAATCTGCTGTTAATAAAACTCCATATCCCATATCTCTAAAGTACTCTGCAATTGTAACTCCTGTATAAATTGATGCTTCTCTTGCTGCTACAGGCATGTTTGAAGTGTTTGCTATCAGTACAGTTCTATCCATTAACTTATTTCCAGTTCTAATATCTTCTAAGTGTGGGAATTCTTCAATAACCTCTGTCATCTCGTTTCCTCTTTCTCCACATCCAATATAAACGACAACATCAGCATCAGACCACTTAGCCAACTGATGCTGAGTAACTGTCTTTCCTGAACCAAATGGTCCAGGAATTGCTGCTGTTCCTCCTTTTGCTAATGTAAAGAATGTATCTTCAACTCTCTGCCCTGTAATCATTGGGATTTTTGGAGGTAACTTTTCTTTATATGGTCTCCCTTTTCTTACAGGCCACTTTTGCATCATAGTTAATTCTTTCCTTTCTCCATTTTCTAATTCAACTACTGCAACTGTTTCCTCAACAGTAAATTTTCCTTCCTTTATTTCAACTATTTTTCCTTTAACTCCAACAGGTACTAATACTTTATGAACTATTGATGGAGTTTCATCAACAGTTCCAATAATATCTCCTTCTTCTACATAATCTCCTTCATTTACAACTGGCTTAAATTCCCATTTTATGTCTCTTGGTAATGCTGGAACATCAACACCTCTTGGAATAAAGATAGATCCAGTTTTTTCTTCAATTGCTGTTAATGGTCTCTGAATACCATCGTACATTGCTCTTAACATTCCTGGCCCTAATTCAACAGATAAAGGAGATCCAGTACCAACAACAGGTTCTCCTGGTTTAATTCCTGTGGTTTCTTCATAAACCTGAATAACTGCCTTATCATCTTGCAATTGAATAATTTCTCCAGTTAATTTTTCCTCTCCTACTTTAACGACTTCATACATTTGTGCTCCTTTCATTCCTTCTGCAACTACGACAGGTCCTGCGATTTTAATAATCTTCCCAACAACTGACATATTATCAACCTCTTTACAGTTATAACTTTATTTTATAGTAACTCCAATAGCTTTTCTAATCAATTCTTTAATAGGATCAACTCTCTCAATTTTTCCATATTTATCAGGAATTTCAACAATATACTTGTTTATATTTTTTATTTCATCTTTTATATTTTCAGCGATTCTCTCTGTTATAATAATGAAGGCAATATTATCATTATTTTCAAGCTCTTTGAGAGCTTTAATTGCCTCTTCCTTATCTTTAACCTCATAAACATCAGTTAATCCAGCCAATCTAAACCCAGTGGCTGTTTCTCTATCTCCAATAACGCCTATTTTCATTTATCTCACCTATAAGGATATGAGCAAACGTCTAATTTCATCAGGTTTTAAGTTTTCTATTTTACCTTTAATTATTGCTTTAAGGTTTTTAACTTCGAGCTCTTTGCTAACAATCAATCCAATAATTGGACCTACACCAAATGGTTTTCTCACAGATAGTTTTTTACCTTTCTCTAATATGAATCTATCTAATGCCTTTTCAAAAGTAAATACTGACTTCGTCTTTTCAAATTCTTCCATATACTCTGATAATACATTTGCATAACTTGTTCCTTCTAAGCCACTTAATATTCCTTCTATCCCTTCAGCACTCATTAAGTCTTTTAATTTCCATTCTGGAAGTTCATAACCGCTTAAAGAAACATATTTACTTAATTCATCTGCAGATAGTCCATCTGCTTTTCCTTTTAATATAACCTTTAAGTTTTCAACATCAATTAAGGTTCCTATAAATTCTCTAAATAAATCTTCTTCCTTACCTTCTATCATCATAACTTTTCTTAATTCATTTAAGTAGTATCTATCTAATGCCAATTCAAGCCC from Methanocaldococcus lauensis encodes the following:
- a CDS encoding ATP synthase subunit A, which translates into the protein MSVVGKIIKIAGPVVVAEGMKGAQMYEVVKVGEEKLTGEIIQLQDDKAVIQVYEETTGIKPGEPVVGTGSPLSVELGPGMLRAMYDGIQRPLTAIEEKTGSIFIPRGVDVPALPRDIKWEFKPVVNEGDYVEEGDIIGTVDETPSIVHKVLVPVGVKGKIVEIKEGKFTVEETVAVVELENGERKELTMMQKWPVRKGRPYKEKLPPKIPMITGQRVEDTFFTLAKGGTAAIPGPFGSGKTVTQHQLAKWSDADVVVYIGCGERGNEMTEVIEEFPHLEDIRTGNKLMDRTVLIANTSNMPVAAREASIYTGVTIAEYFRDMGYGVLLTADSTSRWAEAMREISGRLEEMPGEEGYPAYLASRLAQFYERAGSVVCLGQDNRKGFVSIVGAVSPPGGDFSEPVTSNTLRIVKVFWALDANLARRRHFPAINWLQSYSLYIDDVTDWWHKNTGPDWRQLRDEAMSLLQKEAELQEIVQLVGPDALPDRERVILEVARMLREDFLQQDAFDEVDTYCPPMKQYLMLKIIMTFYHEALKAVERGVDPSKILKVSVKQDIARMKYIPHEEFINVKSKEILEKIKNELGSLQ
- a CDS encoding V-type ATP synthase subunit F — protein: MKIGVIGDRETATGFRLAGLTDVYEVKDKEEAIKALKELENNDNIAFIIITERIAENIKDEIKNINKYIVEIPDKYGKIERVDPIKELIRKAIGVTIK